The DNA segment TTCATGGCTCAATGCCGTTGACACCCGGGCGCTTTCGCAACAAATCCGAAACCGAAGCGACAAAGAATTTTCACGCCCTCGTCATGCGCTCATCATGAGATTGGCCGATCCTTTCCTGGTTTTTATGAGACCCGGAAAAGGACGTGGCGCTGTGAAGCCTCTGATCGTAAACAATCTCGAGATTCGGTTGGCCGAATCTGACCACGAAGTCGACGCCTCTCAGGCGCTGCGCTATCGCATCTTTTATGAAGAGATGGGCGCGAAAGCCAGCCCGCGCGTGCTGAAGACCGAGCGCGACTTCGACCCGTATGATGAATTCTGCGATCACCTGCTGGTGATCGACCGCGAGCGTGGCTCTGCGGCGAACCCCTGCGTGGTCGGCACCTATCGTTTGTTGCGCGGCGATGTCGCCGACCAATACGCCGGCTTTTATTCGGAAAGCGAGTTTGAACTGGGTCCGCTGATCCATCGCTCCGGCCCGGTTTTGGAATTGGGCCGCAGCTGCATCGACAGCGACTATCGTTCACGCGGCACCATGCAGCTGTTATGGCGCGGTATCGCCGATTATGTGTTCAAGCACCAGATCCGATACATGTTCGGCTGCGCCTCGATCCCCGGCACCAATCCCGGCGACATGAAGCTGCCGCTGTCGTATCTCTATCACCACCACCTGGCGCCGCGCCATATCCGCACGCACGCCCTGGACAGCCGCTTCGTCGATATGAACATGATGGCCAAAGACACCATCGATGCCGGTCAGGCGCTGCGTGAGTTGCCGCCGCTGATCAAAGGCTACTTGCGTGTCGGCGGCGTGATCGGCGATGGCGCCGTGATCGATTACGATTTCAATACGGTCGATGTGAACATCATCGTGGAAACCGAAAACGTCACGTCCAAATACCTCAACCATTACACCCGCGACAGCGACAAAGCCGCTGCCGAAGGCCATGCGCAAACCACGGCACAGTCCGGTGCCACAACCAAACGGGACGCGGCTGCATGAGGTTCTCCCCCCTTCGTGCGGGTGTGAAGCTCGGTTTATTCGTGGTGTTGGTCGGCGTGCTTTTGGGGCCTTATGCCCTGCTGCTCGCCGCCGCACCCGGCAAACGTCACCATATCGCCAGGCTTTTTTTCAAAGGATGCGCAGTACTGACCGGCTTGCGCCTCAAGGTGCGTGGCATGCCCGGCGCAGACATCGCCTTGTTCGCCGCCAACCACAGCTCGTATCTCGACATTCCAGTGTTGGGCGCAGCCGTCGGCGGCGGCGTGTTCGTGGCCAAAAGCGAGGTCGCGGACTGGCCGTTGTTCGGTTTTCTGGCACGCATTTCGCGCACCGTGTTCATCAGCCGCAACGGCGCGGATGCTGCCCAACAGCGTGAGCTTCTCGCGGCGCGTATGAACAAAGGCGCCAGCCTGATCTTGTTTCCCGAAGGCACCTCGACCGACGGCTCGCACGTCAAACGGTTCAAGAGCTCACTGTTTTCTGCGCTTGAGGACGTCACCCGCGAAGCCTGGGTGCAGCCCGTCAGCATCGTTTACGCGCGCCATAAACAGGGCCGGGCGCTCAGTCAGGGAGAACGCGAAAACTACACCTGGTTCGGCGATATGACCCTGGCCCCGCATCTGCTCAACGTGTTCGGCATCAGCGGCTGCGAAGTCGAGGTGGTTTTTCACCCCCCGCTGCTGGCGAGCGCCTTCAGAGACCGCAAGCATCTCGCTACAGCATGCGAAACCGTGGTCGCAAACGCTTTGCAAAAATCGCTCGGCGCACCCCACAACGAGGACGTCTTTGATCTGGAATTCGACCCGATGTTGGATCCCTTAATGGAACCGGTGCCCCACGTCAGCGGCGAATAATCATTTCGTTTCGCGGATCTGCTCTTCAGTGAGCGCTTCGCTGTAATCCATCACCACGCCGGCTTCCTTGAACATGCGTTCGGAAAATTGGCCCTTTTCATCCCAGCGCTTTTGAAAATCGGCATCCGAGACCGAGGCTTTGTCGACCACCACGCGCTTGATGCCAACCTGCAAGATGGCGCGGGCGCAATCGGGGCATGGAATGTGGGTCACGTAGATGGTGTTGTTGAGCAGCGTCTGACCGGTACGGGTGGCGTTGTAGATGGCGTTGCGTTCGGCGTGTTCGGTCCAGTCGTATTTGTCGGGACGTTCGTGGCGTTCCGCCGCATCATCGTCTATATCGCGGGGAAAACCGTTGTAACCGTACGAGCTGGGCGTCTTGTCCTCGGCCACGATCACCGCGCCGACACGGGTGGAGCGATCCTTGGACCACGACGCGATTTCACGCGCCAAGCGGATAAAGCGGGAATCCCATTTTAGCGACATTGCGGCCCTCACAAAAAAGCGTTCCCTTTGTTTCTAGGGAACGCTCCTGCTCAACGCAAGTGAAGATAAAATGGGCCCCCGGAATCATGTTCGAGTGCGACCTGGAACAATGTGAAATACCGGGAGCCCTGGAGGTCACCCCCCAAATTTGTTCAGTGCATTTCAGCGCGGATTTTTTCGCGGAAGGCGTCGATGCACACCAGCTGACCTTTTTGCTCGACGTGCCAGAACTGCCAGCCGTTGCAACTGGGCGCTTTTTGCACAAACGCCCCGGCCTGATGAATCGAGCCCTGAAATTCCGCCGTCACCAGCGTGCCGTCGGCGCGTACCCGTGCGGAAAAGCGGCGGCGGTTGTCGTACAGCACATCGCCGGGCTTGAGCAGTCCGCGTTCAACCACGGTGCCGAACGGAATGCGCGGCGCGGTGCGCTTACTGTGGGTGCGCAGAAGCTCGAGATCCTGTTGCGCTTTGACGCGTTTGATGCGGGCCTCTGCGATCTCGGCGTATTCGGGGTCTTGTTCCAGGCCGATCCAGTTGCGGCCCAATTTACGGGCGACCGCGCCGGTGGTGCCGGTGCCGAAAAACGGATCCAAGATCACGTCGCCGGGTTCGGACGAACTCAAAATCACGCGATACAGCAGGCTTTCCGGCTTTTGCGTCGGATGGGCTTTTTTGCCGTCTTTCTTCAACCGCTCGCCACCCGAACAGATTGGCAAGGTCCAGTCCGATCGCATCTGCAAATCGTCGTTCAGCGCTTTCATCGCTTCGTAATTAAAGCGGTAGCGCGCGTCCTTGTCCTTGGCCACCCAAATCATGGTTTCGTGGGCGTTGGTAAAGCGCCGTCCCCGGAAATTGGGCATCGGGTTGGTTTTACGCCAAATCACGTCGTTGAGCATCCAGAACCCCAGGTCCTGCAACACCGCGCCGACGCGGAAAATATTGTGATAGCTGCCAATCACCCACAAGGTGCCATCGGGCTTCAACACCCGGCGCGCGGCTTTCAACCAGCGACGGGAAAACTCGTCGTAGGCCTGAAAACTTTCAAATTGGTCCCAATCGTCATCGACGGCGTCGACCTTGGTGTTGTTGGGGCGATGCAGATCACCCCCCAATTGAAGGTTATACGGCGGGTCGGCAAAGATCATATCGACGGAGCCTTCGGGAAGGCTTTCCATGTTTTCGATACAGTCCCCGACCAGGATCTTGTTCAGCGGTAAGATTGAATTGCTCATGTGGGCAACATGACCGACACATGAATCGCCGTCAAGGAATTAAATAGAATCAATATGTTAGTAGATTTTGTTAGACCTACATATTGAGTCTCAGGAATCTGCTGGACTCAACATCTTGCGAATTGGGGCAAAACTTTTTCTGTGCTCAGGGGTGATACCAAGACGCTTGAGACCGTCTTGATGGGCTTTGGTGCCATAGCCCGCATTGGCCGCCCACCCGTAGCCCGGGTACAGGCGGTCGAGTTCGGCCATCATGCGGTCGCGGCTGACCTTGGCGACGATGGATGCGGCGGCAATGGACAGCGAGCGCCCGTCGCCTTTGACCACCGCCTCGGCCGCGCACGGCAAGCCGCTCGGCACGCGGTTGCCGTCAATCAAGGCGTAATCGGGCACCACGGCCAAATCCACCACCGCCCGGCGCATCGCCAACATGGTCGCTTGCAAGATGTTCAGTTCATCGATTTCAGCGACGCTCGCCACGCCAACGCCCAGCACCGCGTCGGATTGCCGCAAACGCAACAACAGCGCTTCACGCTTTTCAGCCTTAAGTTTTTTGGAATCGTCCAAGCCGTCGATCAGGTCTTGCGGCAAGGTTTTCGGGTTGAGAATCGCCGCCCCCGCCACCACCGGCCCGGCCCATGGACCGCGCCCCGCCTCATCGACCCCGGCGACAAGGCCGGGCTTGCTCAATTCGAAGGAAAAGTCAGGCACGGCTTTGGTCTTTCGGATGATCGTCGAAGAGGAAACAGGCTATCGCGAAACGCATTGTTGTCCGACGGCTGCAGTTTGCCAAGGGGCGTTCTTCAGACCTTGTGATCCCGACGCCTGTTAGAGTAAGGCCAGTTGGTCTCCGACCTGCGGCGGCCGGGAAAAAGCATCGACGTTCAGCTTAAACTCACCGGGATCGGCGGGTGCCAATCCCAATTTCTTACACGCCAAGCAAAACCGCTGGCTCAACAACTTGGCGTGCACCCCGGTGCCGGTCATGCGCGTACCGAAGTTGGGATCGTTGTGCCCGCCGCCCCGCGACTGGCTCAGCAAGCTCATCACCCGCTTGGCTTTGCCTGGGGCGTGTGTCTGCAGCCATTCTCCAAACAGGCCTTTAAGTTCGCGTGGCAACCGCAACAAGATGTAGGTTGCGACCCGCGCCCCAGCCTCCGCGCTCGACTGCAAGATGGCTTCCAACTCGTGGTCGTTCAGCGTCGGCACCATCGGGGCGGCGAGCACCGCCACCGGAACACCGGCACCAGACAGAACTTCCATTGCCTCAAGACGTCTGGCCGGTGTCGCGGCGCGCGGTTCCATGGTGCGGGCAAGATCGCGGTCCAAGGTGGTCAACGAGATGCCCACAGAAACCAGATTGCGCGCCGCCATGTCGGCCAAGATATCCACATCGCGCGTGATCAAATGCGATTTGGTGATGATCACGGCGGGGTGGCGATAGGCGTGCAGAATTTCCAGAACTTGGCGGGTGATGCGCCGTTCCCGTTCGATCGGCTGGTAGGGATCGGTGTTGGCGCCAATCATCACCGGGGCGGGGCTATAGCTGGGCTTGCGCAGTTCCACTTCCAACACTGTCGCCAGATTGTCTTTGACGAACAGTTTGCTTTCGAAATCCAATCCCGGCGACAGGTTCATGTAGGCGTGCGAGGGCCTCGCGTAACAGTACACGCAGCCGTGTTCGCAGCCTCGATAAGGATTGAGCGATCGGTCAAAGGGCAGATCCGGCGAGGCGTTGCGCGTCAACGCCGACTTGGCACATTCAACCGTCACCTCGGTCTTGAGCTTATCGAGCTCGGCCCCCTCACCAGCCAAATCCCAACCATCGTCGACGGCGACGCGGGCGTGCGGCTCGAACCGCCCGGCATGGTTGGACACGGCGCCCCGGCCTTTTTTGGGCTGATTCGGTACGATATCGATCATCGTCGAAGCATAAGCGAATGGACGGAACATTACAAGAACACCGAAGTCTCTTTTCAACCGCCTAGAGCATGCTAATCTTTGCCCATGCTGTCGGTCATCATCCCCACCCTCAACGCCGGACAAACCTTGGGCCGCACCTTGCACAGCGTCCAGGCGTCGGCGCCGCCACTGCTGGACGTGCTGGTGGTCGATGGCGGTTCCAGCGACGACACCGCCCGCATCGCCGCCGATCAAGGCGCCAAACTGATCGAGACCCAGCCCGGACGCGGCCGCCAACTGGCCCACGGCGCTGAGGTGGCGAAGGGACCGTGGCTCTTGTTTCTACACGCCGACACCGTGTTGCCCGATGATTGGGAAGCGGATCTCAGCCGCTTCATCACCCTTGAACGCAACCAAAACCTAGCTGGCTATTTTCGCCTTCGCTTCGACATCCAAAGTCGCGCCGCCCGCCGTGTCGCGGCGTTGGCCAATTGGCGCGCCGATGTGTTGGGCTTGCCTTACGGCGACCAAGGCCTGCTGATCCACCGCGACCTTTACGAAGCTGTCGGCGGTTTTCGCGCCGAGCAAAATTTGATGGAAGATGTCGACTTGGTACGCCGCATCGGGCCGATGCGCCTCAAACGCATCAACCGCACCGTCACCACGTCGGCTACGCGCTACCAATCCGGTGGCTGGTGGGCGCGCCCGACGCGCAACGTGCTGTGTTTGGCGTTGTATCTGTTGGGCGCACCCCCACGCTGGATCGAAAGCCTGTATCGATGAGGCATCTGGTTTTGATGGCCAAAGCGCCACGCATCGGTCGGGTCAAATCCCGCCTTGCCAAAGATATCGGGCAAGTCGGGGCGTGGGCGTTTCAGCGTCGCACCCTGTTTGATGTCGCCCGCAAGTTGAAAGATGACCGTTGGCGATGTTGGCTGAGCGTCACGCCGGACCGATCGCGGTTCGAGCCGCGCATGTGGCCCAAGGGTTGGACGCTGATCTCCCAAGGCGACGGCGATTTGGGCGATCGCATGCTTAGGCCGTGGCTAGATCTGCCGCCTGGCCCTGTTGTCATCGTCGGCAGCGACATCCCCGACATCACCGCGACGCACATCGCGGCGGCGTTCGAAGCGTTGGGTGAAAACGACCTGGTGTTCGGCCCCGCCACCGACGGCGGTTATTGGCTGGTCGGCGCGAAACGCCGTCCGTGCCCGATCAACCCGTTTGCAGGCGTGCGCTGGTCGAGCGAACACGCGCTCAATGACACCATCGCCAATGTGCCGGTCGGCGCAAAGATCGGTTTTATCGAAACGCTCAGCGACGTCGACGACGAAGCCGACCTTAAACGAGGTGCTCTTTAAGGCGCGGCATCAGTTCGACCATGTTGCACGGCCGCGTGCGGGCGTCGAGTTGATGGACCAAGATGTCATCCCACGCGTCCTTGCACGCCCCGGTCGAACCCGGCAGCGCAAACAGATAGGTGCCGTTGGCGAGACCCGCGGTGGCGCGGGACTGAATGGTCGAGGTCTTGATCTTTTGATAGCTGATCCAGCGGAACAACTCACCAAAACCCGGAATTTCTTTTTCCTGCACCTGGGCGAACGCTTCGGGCGTCACGTCGCGGCCGGTCAGGCCGGTGCCGCCGGTGGCGATGACCACGTCGATGTCGTCGTCCGCGATCCAGACCTTAAGCTGTTCGACCAACATCGGCACGTCGTCCTTGATGATTTCGCGCGCGGCGACGATGTGGTTCGCGCCTTCGATGCGTTGCACCAAGGTGTCGCCCGATTTATCGGTTTCCAACGTGCGGGTGTCCGACACCGTCAACACCGCGATGCGCACCGGTAAAAATACGCGCTCCCCTTCAATTTTGGACATTGGCGGCGACCTCTTGCGGTTGTTGGCTTTGACCTGCACCCAACGCGCTGTAGCTGGGCCAAACACCCGAGGCGACAGCGTCCAGGGACGGCGCGCTTTGACCTAAGCGATTGCGATAAATCCACAAGTTGGTCAGCACGCGTTCGATAAAAATACGGGTTTCACGCGACGGCAGGCTTTCGATGAAAAACAACGCATCGTCCATGTCATCGACGTTGCGCCGCCATTTGTTGAGATTGCCCGGACCGCCGTTCCAAGCCGCAGCCATCAAGAACAGGTCGCCTTGGATTTTGTCGTCGCTGAGCAACAGCGAAATGTATTTTTGCCCCAGCTGCAAATTAAACTGCGGATCGAACAGTTCCGAACGCTTGTTCCAGCGCAAGGTTCGGTCGCGCGCGACGAAGCTCGCGGTGCCCGGCATCAACTGCATCAAACCGCGTGCGCCCGCGCCGGATTTGGCGTTGGGGTTGAAGCGCGATTCCTGACGCACCAGGGCGTAAATCAACGCTCGGTCGACCTTGAACCCGTCCGCCGGTTCCCACGACGGCAACGGATAGGACGCACCGTCGAAACCGCCGCCGTTGGGATAGAGCATCGCGTCCAGGCGCATGGTTAGTTCCGCCATGCCGGTGTGCGCGGCGATGGCGAGCATGCCGCGCGACAGCTCACGCGGGGCCAACCGCGCGGTTTGGCGCATTTCTTTTTCGGCAATAACGTCTTCGCCAATTTGCAGCAAAGCCAGGGCGCGCCGCCCGCCGTTGTGTTGCAGCAGCGCTTGCACCTCGGTGCCATCCATTGGCGGCAGGTCCCAGTTGAACGCCGGCTCGCGGCCCAACAGCTTGCTCGCCAACATGCCGTAGAACGTGCGCGGGTGTTCGGCGGCCTGTTCCAGCAACGCCATGACCTTTTCCGGACGACGCGAAATCAAATGCGCGCGCGCGGCCCAAAACGCGCTGGCGGAATGGGACCAGGGTGAAGCGTCATACTTTGCCGACAATTCGAAGTGTTCCGCGGCTTTGTCCAGCTGCCCCAGACGCCATTGCGCCAAGCCCGCCGTCCAGTGCAGCCCCGACTGATATTTGCCTGAACGGCTGGCGGCTTTTTCAGCCCACTCGACCGCCCACTGGTCGCGCCCGGCCATGAAATAACCATGGGCGAGACGTCCACGCGCCCAGTCCATGTTGTAATCGTCGAACAGCTTTTTGACCTCGGCCGTTTCGATCAGCTTTTTCACCGCCAAGGTATGGCCTTTGCGCAGGTGGCTTTTGATGGTGACCTTCAGGCGCGCAACGCGGCGGCGCTGTTCGCGGTTCAGGTGCTTGCGCTTGGGCCCTTCGGCGGCGTCGGACGACGTCGCGGGTTGATACAGCCCACGGCCGATGATCGGCTTGTCCGGATATTTGTAATTCGCCGGACGGCGTTTGAGCGCCAGTTTGTAGATCTGCTGAGCATCGTGGTGATCGGCGTATTCGGCCAGCCACGCCTTGAGTTCTTTGTATTTCGAACGGTACTTGGTGGGATGCAGATAGCGCTGCGCCAACACGTGGCCCATCAGCAGCCGGTCGGTGAGCTTTTTGATTTCACGATCGGCTTTGGCCCAATCGCCTTTTTCCTGCAGGGCGAAAATGGTGCGATAGAGCTCGGCGTCATCGGCGCTCAACACGCTGGGTAGGGCGACCTGGCCGACTTGCATCGCGGGCAGCGACGCCAGCTCGGGCGCGGCCTCTTGGGCGGCACTTACCGATGGCATCGACACAACCGCGCCCGCCACGGACGCGGCGAACGTCATCGCACGCAAAACCAGTCTTATGGAAGGCATAATGTTTTAAACAACCCCACTCACGGCACAGCGGATCGGACACCGCGCGTTTCTGACTTTATGCATATGGAAGACAACGCCCGAATCGGGTTTTATCATCCCCCCTAAATATTGATAAATCTTATACGTCACAGCCGCACATGTGGCAACGGGGGCCGCCAAACGGCGCGCGACGCAACGTTAGGCAAGCTCGGCCAGCTTAGCCTTGATCGCTATCAAATCGGACCAGGCCTCGCGTTTGTGCGCCGGCGTGCGCAGCAAATAAGCCGGATGATAGATCGCACTGGCGGCGATGGGATGTGACATTCGTCCGGTTTCATAAGTGAACCAGCGGCCACGCAAGCGGGACACACTGCCTTGCTGCGCCAAAAGCGAATGCGTCGCCGGTCCGCCAACGGTGATCAAGATGGCCGGATCGATCAGCTCGATCATGCGTTCGACGAACGGCAGACAGACCGCGATTTCGCCGGAATTGGGCGTTCGATTGCCTGGCGGGCGCCAGAACACGGTGTTGGAAATAAACACGTCCGAGCGATTTAAGCCGATGGACGCCAGCATCTTGTCCAAAAGCTGACCGCTGGCGCCGACGAACGGCACGCCTTGGCGATCTTCATCCGCGCCCGGTGCTTCGCCGATCAACACAAGCCGCGCATCGGGGTTGCCGTCACCGAACACCAGGTTCATCGCGGTCTTTTTCAACGGACAGCCGTCGAAATCTTGCAAAACCGCACGTAGCTCATCCAGGTTCTTAGCTTCACGGGCCAATTTGACGGCGCTTTTCATCGCCTCTTCGCCGACGCCGCCATCGCTCGGTCGGACCTGCGCGGGTCCGGCGCGACCGGCGGGCGTCGGCACCCCTCCGGTCTGTGCACTGTGCGCAGCGTGGTGTGCGGCATGTCCGGCGTTGGCGTCTTTCAGCAACGCTTGCGCCTCGGCGTCACGCTGGGCCTGGGCTTCGCGCACCAGGGCGTAACGGTCCAGAGGTTCTTCACCCACGGCCTCGTCCACCCCGGCATCGAGATACCAGGCCAAAACGTCGGCGGGATGGTGCAGAGCGTCTTCAAATGCGTTCATGGCCACACCATACCATCGTCACCGGGCAAGGAAAGCCTTGCTGCACCGCAAATCATTATTTCGCAGTTGCAGCATTTCCAATCCTGAGGTTTAATTTCAAGAATGTAACCGGGCGCAAAACCCGGGCCGAGAATTATAATGGCCAAGACACAGGGCAGAGCAGGAGCGCAAAGCGCATGGAACGGGAATCGATGGAATTCGACGTGGTCGTGGTCGGGGGCGGCCCGGCGGGCCTGACGGCGGCGATCCGCATCAAGCAACAGGCGCAAGTGGCGGGTAAAGACATTTCCGTGTGCGTGCTGGAAAAGGGTTCCGAAATCGGCGCGCATATCCTGTCCGGCGCGGTGATCGACCCGATCGCGCTGACCGAACTGTTTCCCGACTGGCAAGACAAAGGTGCGCCGCTCACCACCCCGGTCACGGACGACCAATTCCTGTTTTTGACCTCCCAATCCGCGTTCAAGCTGCCGACACCGCCACAAATGCACAACGCGGGTAATTTCGTCGCTTCGCTGGGCGCGCTGACGCGCTGGTTGGGCGAACAGGCCGAAACGCTGGAGATCGAGGTGTTCGCGGGGTTCGCAGCGGCCGAAATCCTCTATCACGACGACGGCCGCGTCAAAGGCGTCGCCACCGGCGATATGGGCCGCACCGCAGCGGGCGAAGAAGGCCCCAATTTCGAACCGGGCGTGGAATTGCACGCCACCTACACCCTGTTCGCCGAAGGCTGCCGCGGCTCGCTGTCGCAGCAGTTGATGGCCAAGTTCGGCCTGCGCGACGGCATCGGCCCGCAGACGTACGGCATCGGCATCAAGGAACTGTGGGAAATCAAACCCGAAAACCACAAACCCGGCACCGTCATCCACACCGTCGGCTGGCCGCTGACCAGCGACGTCTACGGTGGCTCGTTCCTCTATCACCTGGGCGACAATCTGGTGTCGGTGGGCTTCATCGTCGGGCTGGATTACACCAACCCCTATCTATCGCCGTTCGATGAGATGCAGCGATTCAAGACCCATCCCAAAATCCGCCCGGTGTTCGAAGGCGGGCGGCGCATCGCCTATGGCGCGCGCGCGCTCAACGAAGGTGGTTTTCAAGCGATTCCCAAGCTGATCTTCCCCGGCGGTGCGTTGATCGGCGCGTCGGCTGGTTTCATGAACGTGCCGCGCATCAAGGGTTCGCACACGGCGATGAAATCGGCCATCGAATGCGCCGACGCTATTGTCGCAGCGATGGGCGAAAACGCCCCCGCGTTGTTGGACGCCTATCCCGAAACGCTCCAAAAATCGTGGTTGTGGGCGGAACTGTTCAAGTCGCGCAACATTCGCCCGTCGTTCAAAAACGGCCTGTGGGCAGGCATCGCCTATTCGGCCATCGACACCTATCTATTCGCCGGGCGCGCGCCGTGGACATTCAGTCATCACAGCGACCACGACCAATTGAAGCGCGCACAAGCGCCGCTGAAAATCGACTATCCCAAACCCGACGGGGTGGTGAGCTTCGACAAGCTCAGTTCGGTATTCGTTTCCAACACCAACCACGAAGAAGACCAGCCTTGTCACCTGACCCTCAAGGACGATCGGGTGCCGGTGAACACCAACTTGGTTCTTTATGACGGGCCGGAGGCGCGCTTTTGCCCTGCCGGCGTTTATGAATTCGTCGAGGTCGAAGGCGACCCAGACAGCAAACGCCTTCAGATCAACGCCCAGAACTGCGTCCACTGCAAGACCTGCGACATCAAGGATCCGACGCAAAACATCGTGTGGACCACCCCGCAAGGCGGCGGCGGGCCTAATTATCCGAATATGTAAAAATACGCGTTCCCGTTTGTTGCCCGGCGCGCGTGGGGCGGCTACACTCTGCGCATGTTTGCTCAACGCCCCCCTCTGCGGCCTTTGGGTCCGTCTCTCCGTCCGCTGCGCACGTTCGCGGCGCTGCTGTTTGTATCCGGATGTGTTCTCAGCGCCCCGACGGTGGTGCCGGCATCAGATGGCCAGCCCCACATCGGCGAAAGCGCCGCGGGAAATTATCTCGCCGGCCGCCACGCCGAACAGGTCGGTCAAAGCCTGGCCGCGATGCAATACTACGGTATCGCCACCACCCGCGGCGATCTCGCCACCGCAGACCTATACAAACGCATCTATATTCTGGCGTTGACCGAAGGGCGCATCGACGAAGCGCTCACGTCGCTCGAAAAGGTCGAAAAAGCCGGAGAGAAAGCTCCCTTCGCCAATCTGTTGCGCGCGGTCCACGCGATCAAGATCAATAACTTCGCGCCCGTCGAGGAGCTGTTGAAAGACGAAAAAACAGGTTTGGTGCGGCTGCTGGCCCCGCCCCTGATCGCTTGGGCCAAGGTCGGTCAAAACGACCATCAAGGCGCCTTGCAGGCGCTGGCGAAGATGAAGGAAGAATCGGCGTTGGAGGCTCTGCACGACCTGCACGCCGCCCTGATCGAAGAACGCGCCGGAAACGCCAAGGCGGCGGAAGACCTGTTCGTCAGCGTGCTCGCCAAAGCCGGCATGTCGACCCGCATTACCGAACTTTTGGGTGGACACTTCGAACGGCTCGGCAAATTCGACAAAGCCACCGAGCTGTATTCGAAATTCACCAACGACGGCGAAGGCGCGGCCATGCTGGCCCTTTCTGAGGCCCGTCGCAAAGCCAACAAGAAACGCCCCCTGGACGTCGCCACCGCACAAGACGGCGCCGCCGAAGCGCTGTTCAACATCGCCAGCGTGCTCCAGTCCCAGGCCGGTGACAGCCGCGTCCAAGTGCTCGCCCATCTGTCTTTATATCTGCGCCCAAACATGACCGCCGCCAATGTCGTCGCCGCCGCCGCGCTGGAAGCGAAGGAACGTTACGCCGACGCCAACGCCATTTATGCAACCGTGCCCAAGGATTCGCCGCTGAGCTGGAACACGCGCATGCGCATGGCCGACAACCTCGACCGGATGGGCAATACCGACGACGCCGTGCACATGCTGCGCGCATTGGCGCGCGAACGCACGGATCGCGAAGTGCCGCTGATTGAACTGGGCGATGTCTTGCGCCGCCACGAACGTTTCAAAGAAGCCGCCGAGGCCTATACCGACGCATTCAAGCGCATCGAAAAAATCGACGCCCGGCATTGGACGGTGTTTTACGCCCGCGGCATCGCTTATGAGCAAACCGACCGTTGGCCTTTGGCCGAAAAAGATTTCCTCCAGGCCTTGGAGTTCGAACCCGATCAACCCTTGGTGCTCAACTATCTCGGCTACTCGTGGATCGACCAGGGTTTGCACCTGGACCGCGCCTTGAAGATGATCGAAAAAGCCGTCGATTTACGTCCCCGCGACGGTTACATCGTCGACAGTCTGGGGTGGGGCTTGTACCGTCTCGGTCA comes from the Magnetovibrio sp. genome and includes:
- a CDS encoding dCMP deaminase family protein gives rise to the protein MSLKWDSRFIRLAREIASWSKDRSTRVGAVIVAEDKTPSSYGYNGFPRDIDDDAAERHERPDKYDWTEHAERNAIYNATRTGQTLLNNTIYVTHIPCPDCARAILQVGIKRVVVDKASVSDADFQKRWDEKGQFSERMFKEAGVVMDYSEALTEEQIRETK
- a CDS encoding lysophospholipid acyltransferase family protein, giving the protein MRFSPLRAGVKLGLFVVLVGVLLGPYALLLAAAPGKRHHIARLFFKGCAVLTGLRLKVRGMPGADIALFAANHSSYLDIPVLGAAVGGGVFVAKSEVADWPLFGFLARISRTVFISRNGADAAQQRELLAARMNKGASLILFPEGTSTDGSHVKRFKSSLFSALEDVTREAWVQPVSIVYARHKQGRALSQGERENYTWFGDMTLAPHLLNVFGISGCEVEVVFHPPLLASAFRDRKHLATACETVVANALQKSLGAPHNEDVFDLEFDPMLDPLMEPVPHVSGE
- a CDS encoding ribonuclease HII — translated: MPDFSFELSKPGLVAGVDEAGRGPWAGPVVAGAAILNPKTLPQDLIDGLDDSKKLKAEKREALLLRLRQSDAVLGVGVASVAEIDELNILQATMLAMRRAVVDLAVVPDYALIDGNRVPSGLPCAAEAVVKGDGRSLSIAAASIVAKVSRDRMMAELDRLYPGYGWAANAGYGTKAHQDGLKRLGITPEHRKSFAPIRKMLSPADS
- a CDS encoding GNAT family N-acetyltransferase, producing the protein MKPLIVNNLEIRLAESDHEVDASQALRYRIFYEEMGAKASPRVLKTERDFDPYDEFCDHLLVIDRERGSAANPCVVGTYRLLRGDVADQYAGFYSESEFELGPLIHRSGPVLELGRSCIDSDYRSRGTMQLLWRGIADYVFKHQIRYMFGCASIPGTNPGDMKLPLSYLYHHHLAPRHIRTHALDSRFVDMNMMAKDTIDAGQALRELPPLIKGYLRVGGVIGDGAVIDYDFNTVDVNIIVETENVTSKYLNHYTRDSDKAAAEGHAQTTAQSGATTKRDAAA
- a CDS encoding PA0069 family radical SAM protein — encoded protein: MIDIVPNQPKKGRGAVSNHAGRFEPHARVAVDDGWDLAGEGAELDKLKTEVTVECAKSALTRNASPDLPFDRSLNPYRGCEHGCVYCYARPSHAYMNLSPGLDFESKLFVKDNLATVLEVELRKPSYSPAPVMIGANTDPYQPIERERRITRQVLEILHAYRHPAVIITKSHLITRDVDILADMAARNLVSVGISLTTLDRDLARTMEPRAATPARRLEAMEVLSGAGVPVAVLAAPMVPTLNDHELEAILQSSAEAGARVATYILLRLPRELKGLFGEWLQTHAPGKAKRVMSLLSQSRGGGHNDPNFGTRMTGTGVHAKLLSQRFCLACKKLGLAPADPGEFKLNVDAFSRPPQVGDQLALL
- a CDS encoding site-specific DNA-methyltransferase, which gives rise to MSNSILPLNKILVGDCIENMESLPEGSVDMIFADPPYNLQLGGDLHRPNNTKVDAVDDDWDQFESFQAYDEFSRRWLKAARRVLKPDGTLWVIGSYHNIFRVGAVLQDLGFWMLNDVIWRKTNPMPNFRGRRFTNAHETMIWVAKDKDARYRFNYEAMKALNDDLQMRSDWTLPICSGGERLKKDGKKAHPTQKPESLLYRVILSSSEPGDVILDPFFGTGTTGAVARKLGRNWIGLEQDPEYAEIAEARIKRVKAQQDLELLRTHSKRTAPRIPFGTVVERGLLKPGDVLYDNRRRFSARVRADGTLVTAEFQGSIHQAGAFVQKAPSCNGWQFWHVEQKGQLVCIDAFREKIRAEMH
- a CDS encoding TIGR04283 family arsenosugar biosynthesis glycosyltransferase, producing the protein MLSVIIPTLNAGQTLGRTLHSVQASAPPLLDVLVVDGGSSDDTARIAADQGAKLIETQPGRGRQLAHGAEVAKGPWLLFLHADTVLPDDWEADLSRFITLERNQNLAGYFRLRFDIQSRAARRVAALANWRADVLGLPYGDQGLLIHRDLYEAVGGFRAEQNLMEDVDLVRRIGPMRLKRINRTVTTSATRYQSGGWWARPTRNVLCLALYLLGAPPRWIESLYR